CAGCTTGAGGCAGTTCATCTAATGACGTAGCACCAAATGTATTATCGCTCCAACCTGGCATTGTTTCATAGATAGGCGTCGCTTCTTCGAAAGCTTCAGCGGCCATCGGAGAAACTTTTAGCACATTACCATCTTTCATTTCGTAGCCAATGCATATCTTAAGTTCTTCTAATCCATCAAGAACATCAAGTTTAGTCAGGCAGAAACCAGAGATAGAGTTGATTTGGATAGCACGACGCATTGCAACGGCATCAAACCAACCACAACGACGTTTACGTCCAGTCGTTGCACCAAACTCATGGCCTTTAGTCCCTAAGTGGTAACCAACATCATCATCAAGTTCTGTCGGGAAAGGACCAGCGCCTACACGGGTACAATATGCTTTCGCGATACCGAGAATGTAGCCAATATGACGAGGACCAAAACCAGTACCAGCAGCAACACCGCCAGCCGTTGTATTTGAAGAGGTGACATAAGGATAAGTACCATGATCGATATCTAGAAGCGTGCCTTGTGCGCCTTCAAACATGATTTTATCACCACGTTTACGAGCGGCGTCAAGTTCATCCGTTACATCAATAACCATCGAAGTAAGCAAGTCAGCATAACCCATCACTTGCTCTAGTACGTCTTCATAACTGACAGCTTCTGCTTTGTAAAAATGAACCAGTTGAAAGTTATGGAAATCCATCACTTCTCTTAGTTTCTCAGCAAAAGTTTCTTTATCGAATAAATCACCAACACGAAGACCGCGACGAGCCACTTTGTCTTCATAAGCTGGACCAATACCACGGCCAGTAGTACCAATCGCTTTCTTGCCACGAGCAAGTTCGCGCGCTTGGTCTAAAGCAATGTGATAAGGCAAAATAAGTGGACAAGCTTCAGAAATGAATAGGCGTTCACGTACTGGAATGCCGCGCTCTTCAAGAGGTTTCATTTCTTCAAGTAGTGCATCAGGAGATAATACGACACCATTGCCGATAACACACTTTACGTTATCGCGAAGAATGCCTGATGGTATTAGGTGGAGAACGGTTTTTTCACCGTCAATGACTAAAGTGTGACCCGCATTGTGACCGCCTTGATATCTAACGGTATACTTTGCATCTTCTGTTAACAGGTCTACAATTTTTCCTTTACCTTCGTCACCCCATTGGGTGCCTAGAACGACTACATTATTTCCCATCTTTCCAGTTCTGATAGCTATTTAAAAATGGATTCTAGCACCTAACTCAACATCTTGCAGTCATTTTTTGAGCATAAAAACTTCATAAAACGGTAAGAGTCTAATTACACAAGAAATATCCTATTTAATCACAATTCAACTGCTCATTTTTCTTCCCTATGAAATGAAAACTCGGGTCGTACTTTTCGCCTGGGACATATAAAGGCGGATTAGGAAGGACATTAAGTTGATATTTATCAACACTATCAGTTGCGATTATAGATACCGGGTCAACCACCACAATCTTTCGTTCTGGAGCGAGTTTATGTACCGATGCACCAACACCTAAACCGCCTTCGGTGTGAAATTTTCCCGCCGTTAGAATCACTTTATGGTTTGGGTATTTATTCAATATTGTGACTATGCTTTCCCCCATGGTTTCATCACGCGTTATTTGAGCGGCAAAAAGAGTGTTTATTTGTGCTTCTGTTCCATGATGCATGGTGGCGATAAACTTCTTCTTATATGGGCTATCATCCGTCTCAATTTCCTGCGCAACAAATGATCTCTCTTCATCCGGTAATTTATTTAGGTAGCCTAACCCTTCTTTATTTATACACCGAACAATATCATTCGGTGCATTAGCTGCAATAACAGGTACTGCATTGTTTTTTGCATACTCTATAAGCGGTCGATAATCACTTGGGTAATTAGACCAAGCATCTCCCTGTTTAATAAGAGCTTGTTCACCAATATTCCCTTTTAGGTAATCATCAATTATTGACTGTTTATCTCGTGAGAACTGTTCCATAGCCAAAACAAAAGCAGTATTTTCAGCATTAAGTGCTTGTAATAAATCCGCTTGAAAGTGATGAACACCAGAATGAGAATGCCACTCTCCAACTAAAACCACATCCGCCGTCGCTATGTCATCTACAAAAGTGCGAAGGGAAATAGGAACACCAGACCGAGTGAGTTGGTAGTCGTACATATTAGAGAGGTCGTAAGCATATTGCGTCTGTTTTTGCACGCAACCAACGGTTAGGAACGGCACCAACAAAAAGAAGATTCTTCGCATAATAAACTATTCATTTCTAAAACAAATCATAACCACAGTATGGCTTATTTGTTATAAAATAAAATCAATACCAGTAACATTAAGTGTGAGATCGAATTAGCGACTCCGTTTCATTCACCTTAACCACGAACTCATTTAGCTCGGTATCCGCTCACAAACAACATTGGTTTATTTTTTCAACGACAAACGTCATGCATTAAAAAAGGAAGCCTAAGCTTCCCTTTTTTAATGCATGTTCTTCGAACACGTATTATTACAAAATCAATCGAGATTATTCGAAGATTTTAGCAACAACACCAGCACCAACAGTACGACCACCTTCACGAATCGCGAAGCGTAGACCGTCATCCATTGCGATTGGAGCAATTAGCTCAACCGTCATTTGGATGTTGTCACCTGGCATTACCATCTCTACACCTTCCGGCAAAGTGATGTCGCCTGTTACGTCCGTTGTACGGAAGTAAAACTGTGGGCGGTAACCTTTGAAGAATGGAGTATGACGACCACCTTCATCTTTAGAAAGAACGTAAACTTCTGATTCAAACTTCGTATGAGGAGTGATTGAATTTGGAGCCGCCAATACTTGACCGCGCTCTACGTCTTCACGTTTTGTACCACGTAGTAAAGCACCAACGTTCTCGCCTGCACGACCTTCGTCAAGCAGTTTACGGAACATTTCAACACCAGTACAAGTCGTAGTAGTTGTCTCTTTGATACCAACGATAACAACTTCGTCACCAACTTTTAGGATACCACGTTCGATACGACCCGTTACTACTGTACCACGACCTTGAATTGAGAATACATCTTCAATTGGTAGTAGGAACGGTAGATCCACTGCACGCTCTGGCATTGGGATATAGTTGTCTAGCGCTTCTGCTAGCTCAATGATCTTATCTTCCCACTCTTTCTCACCGTTAAGTGCGCCTAGAGCTGAACCTTGGATTACTGGAAGATCGTCACCTGGGTATTCGTATTCAGAAAGAAGTTCACGAACTTCCATCTCTACTAGTTCTAGTAGTTCTTCATCATCAACCATGTCACATTTGTTCATGAATACGATGATGTAAGGGATACCAACCTGACGTCCAAGTAGGATGTGCTCACGAGTTTGTGGCATAGGGCCATCTGTCGCAGCTACTACTAGGATACCGCCGTCCATTTGCGCAGCACCAGTGATCATGTTTTTAACATAATCGGCGTGTCCTGGGCAATCTACGTGTGCGTAGTGACGTGCTGGTGTATCGTACTCAACGTGAGACGTTGCAATAGTGATACCGCGCTCACGCTCTTCTGGAGCGTTATCGATTGATGCGAAGTCTTTCGCTTCACCGCCGTACACTTTTGAAAGAGTAGTACAGATTGCAGCAGTTAGAGTTGTTTTACCGTGGTCAACGTGGCCAATAGTACCAACGTTTACGTGCGGTTTCGTACGTTCAAATTTTTCTTTAGACACGATCGTGTTCCTTCCTAGTTATGATTCGCAACGGAATAAGCTCCGATGCGCGCCAGAATTTGCTATATTATGCGTCAACTCACGTTAGCGCAATATTTGAACTCATTGATCTTCCAAAAAAGAAGAAAAATGTGTCCTGTTTTTTAACCACGCTCTGCAATGATTGCATTTGCAACATTTTTTGGCACTTCAGCGTACTCACTAAACTCCATAGAGTAAGAAGCACGCCCTTGTGTCGCAGAACGTAAATCAGTTGCGTAACCGAACATGACAGACAACGGAACTTGTGCACGAATTATCTTCAGGCCAGCTGTTCCCTCGTCCATACCTTCAATGATACCGCGACGACGATTAATATCGCCAACAACATCACCCATCCAGTCTTCTGGAGTCGTTACTTCAACTTTCATCATAGGCTCAAGCAGAACTGGTTGCGCTTCTAATGCACCTGCTCTAAAAGCCATGGAGGCAGCGATTACAAACGCCATCTCACTTGAATCTACTTCATGATAAGAACCATTGAACAATGTAGCTTTGATATCCAGCACTGGATATCCTGCAAGTACACCATTATTCATCTGCTCTTCAACGCCTTTCGCGACAGAGCCAATAAACTCTTTTGGTACCGTATCATTAGCAATTTCGTTAACGAAGACAAAACCTTCGCCAACTTCTGATGGCTCTAGTTTCAGCCATACGTGACCGTACTGCCCTTTACCACCATGCTCGCGGATAAATTTACCTTCCGCTTTCGCTGTACCGCGAATAGTTTCACGGTAAGCAACTTGCGGATTACCAACGTTGCAATTAACGTTAAACTCACGCTTCATACGATCAACGATGATATCTAAGTGTAGTTCACCCATACCAGAAATCAGTGTCTGGCCAGTTTCGTCATCCATGTCAACACGGAACGATGGGTCTTCTGCCGCTAGCTTTCCTAACGCGTTCGTCATTTTTTCTTGATCAGCTTGAGAGCGTGGCTCTACAACGATCTGAATAACTGGTTCTGGGAATTCCATGCGTTCTAGAACAATTTTATGGTTCTGATCACACAGTGTTTCACCCGTAGTGACATCTTTTAAGCCAATAATAGCCGCAATATCACCTGCTCGCACTTCTTTTACTTCTTCACGCTTATTTGAGTGCATTTGAACAATGCGCCCTAAACGTTCACGCTGCTGCTTAACTGAGTTATAGGCCATTTTACCGCTTTCAACAACACCAGAATAAACACGAATAAAAGTTAACGTACCCACAAATGGGTCCGTTGCAATTTTAAACGCTAACGCTGAAAACGGTTCACTGTCATCAGCATGACGTTCTATTTCATTCTCGTTTTCATCGATGCCTTTAATTGCAGGCACATCAACGGGAGAAGGAAGGAAATCAACAACAGCATCAAGAACGGCTTGCACACCTTTGTTTTTAAAAGCACTACCACAAGTAGCAAGCACGATTTCATTGTTAAGAGTACGAGTACGGAGACCTTGTTTGATTTCCGCTTCTGTTAGCTCACCTTCTTCAAGGTACTTATCCATCAACTCTTCGTTTGCTTCAGCCGCAGCTTCAACGAGTTCTGTTCGGTATTCTTCCGCCATTTCTTGCATGTCAGCTGGAATGTCTTCATAAGTGAAGGTCATGCCTTGATCGGCTTCATTCCAGTTAATGGCTTTCATCTTGATAAGGTCAACGACACCTTTAAACTCATCTTCTGCACCAATGTTTAATTGGATTGGAACTGGGTTTGCACCAAGACGATCTTTAATCTGATCAATCACTCGTAAGAAGTCAGCACCTGTACGGTCCATCTTATTCACAAATACCAAGCGAGGCACATGATACTTATCAGCTTGACGCCAAACTGTTTCGGATTGTGGTTCAACACCAGACGCGCCACAGAATACAACCACGGCACCATCAAGTACGCGTAAAGAGCGTTCTACTTCGATAGTAAAATCTACGTGCCCAGGGGTGTCGATGATATTAATGCGGTGTTCGTCAAATTGTGCTTCCATACCACGCCAGAATGTCGTAGTAGCAGCCGAAGTAATAGTAATACCTCGTTCTTGCTCCTGCTCCATCCAATCCATGGTTGCAGCACCATCGTGCACTTCGCCGATTTTATGAGATAGGCCTGTATAGAACAGAATACGTTCACTGGTCGTTGTTTTGCCTGCATCAACGTGAGCAACAATACCAATATTGCGGTAGCGCTCAATCGGAGTTTTACGAGCCACGATTCTATCCTCTTACTATAGGGACTATTAATGTTTGAAAATATCTATTTGTTTAGAATCAATGCGCTACGCAAAAACAGAAACAAAGAACTATTTTGAAACAATAATATAAGCTTGGTTTTTCCAAAAGAAAAGCACTGCGAAGGACTTCGCAGTGCTTAAAGGTCTTATTACCAGCGGTAATGAGCGAACGCTTTGTTCGCATCTGCCATACGGTGAACGTCTTCACGTTTCTTAACAGCAGTACCTTTGTTCTCTGACGCATCTAGCATTTCAGCAGCTAGACGGTAAGCCATAGATTTTTCACCACGCTTACGCGCAGCTTCAACCAACCAACGCATAGCAAGTGCGTTACGGCGAACCGGACGAACTTCTACAGGGACTTGGTAAGTTGAACCACCCACACGGCGAGATTTAACTTCTACCGTTGGACGAACATTTTCAAGAGCTTCATCAAATACAGCTAAGTGATCTTTACCAGATTTCTCAGCCATAACTTCTAGTGCAGTATAAACAATTTTTTCTGCAGTAGATTTTTTTCCGTCAACCATAAGGATATTGACGAATTTTGCCAGCATTTCAGATTTAAATTTAGGATCTGGAAGGATCTTACGCTGACTAATTACGCGACGACGTGGCATAGGAATTTCTCCGTTGTCTTCTTCAGGTTATCCAAAACTTTTCAGTTTCTTCAAAATACAAAATAATTTAGTGTTTGGCCTTACTTAACGGATTTCATTAAGACTTAGGTCGTTTCACACCGTACTTAGAACGACCTTTCTTACGGTCATTTACGCCTGCACAGTCAAGTGCACCACGTACTGTGTGGTAACGTACACCTGGAAGGTCTTTAACACGACCGCCACGGATTAGAACAACTGAGTGCTCCTGAAGGTTGTGACCTTCACCACCGATGTACGAAGTTACTTCGAAACCATTTGTCAAACGCACACGACAAACTTTACGAAGCGCTGAGTTAGGTTTTTTAGGTGTAGTAGTATATACACGAGTACATACACCACGTTTTTGTGGGCACGCTTCTAGTGCTGGCACGTTGCTTTTAACAACTTGCTTTGCACGAGGCTTACGTACCAACTGGTTAATAGTTGCCATTAACTAGCTCCTGGTTTGCTGAAATTATGCTTCATGAAAAATCTAACCCTACTATGAGGGACGCAAGATTTTATGCACGGAAGGAAGGTCTGTCAAGGTATTTAGGGATCTTTTTGATCGTAAGGGAATGAACAATCGGTGGTCTTATTGCTTAATTCTTAGTCTAAAGTTATTAAGTATGGCCTTTATTAGAAATAACGTACTCAACTATATCAAAATTACCACATAACCAATATGACATCATTCCCATGTAATAGAAGCGGAATGCTTCTCTGTCAGCGCCACAAACCCAACGAAATCGACCGTTTTTTGGGTGCTATCGAGTATTACACCTCTAGCTTCTAAGTCAGCGATAAGGCAATAAGGCGCGCTAGTGGCGGCGACAAGATAGGTATTGGCTTTGTGCCCCTTTATCGCGGCATATACTGCGTCTTCAACCAAAAGCAGGTCATCATCTTTCAATGTATTAGCGATGGCCTCGGCTAACGAGCGATAATGCTTAACAATATGCAACATATTGATTTGTTCCTTAGAAAGTAAGCAGCTTATTGCAACGGTGTAACTGCTTCGCAAGGTCATCTGTGTTTAATCGGACGACATCAGCTAAAGCCAACATTGCTTCGGCCATACCGTTCGCTTTCAGAGAGTCAGAACAAACGTATATCTCTTCGATGTCATAAAGGTCCATAAGTTTAAACGCTGGCACATAATCTCTAGAATAAATAGAAGCTGTATTTTGATTTGTCATTAATTGAGTGACGCCATCGCCAATAAAAAACACCGCGATATTTTCACTGTAAGCAGAGGCCGCTAATAATGCGTCTAATCCTTCACGCCCTTTTGCCGAAGAATGAGGATGAGAGCGGAAGACAAATCCAATCTTCTTCAAAATTGCACCACTCTGTCTTGTGTCAATAATGCTTCAGCTAAACTGCCCAAACCGGCTTGTTCAAAACCATTAGTCAGATTAAACGTTTCGCGTTTGTGTTGAGTGGCTTCTTCTTGGCTCAATACCCCACGGCGCAGCGAAGCTGCGACACATGTTTCCAAACGGACATTATGTTTAATAGCCAGTTTTTGCCAAGCTACCGTTAAGTCAAACTCATCGTTGGCAGGCACCACCAGTTTAGAACCATTGGTTACCCCTTCTTGATAGAAAAATACGGAGACGAGTATATGACCTTTCTCAAGCACCGCATTAGCAAACGCATATGCATTTCTTGCCGACTGAGAGCCATATACACTACCGTTAACAACAAGGGTGTAACCTAAACTCACTTTTCTCCATCCTCAGTTTTACGCTGACGAATATAAAGATAGACGGTATGTTTGGAAATATTCAAGCGGTCTGCAACACGGTTAATCGCATCTTTTATATCAAAAATACCTTTGTCGTAAAGCTCCATAACAATCTGGCGGTTTTTAGTATTATTCGATACCGACTTATCCGCATTGATATCTTCGATACTCTGTTCCACGGTTTGATCAACCAATTCAACCACATCGCTTGCAAAGTTTACTGTGGAGGCCGCTTCTTTTGCCTCATCTGTTGGCATGAAAGATTCCAGAACTTGAGAGAATGGCGCATCTAGATTGATATTGATACAAAGCAAACCGATGACACGATTATTGCCGTTGCGAATAGCGATTGTGATAGATTTCATCAATACCCCGCCCTTCGCTCGAGTAAAGTAAGGTCTAGAGAAATTACGCTCGGAACCCTC
This portion of the Vibrio sp. VB16 genome encodes:
- a CDS encoding adenylosuccinate synthase, with product MGNNVVVLGTQWGDEGKGKIVDLLTEDAKYTVRYQGGHNAGHTLVIDGEKTVLHLIPSGILRDNVKCVIGNGVVLSPDALLEEMKPLEERGIPVRERLFISEACPLILPYHIALDQARELARGKKAIGTTGRGIGPAYEDKVARRGLRVGDLFDKETFAEKLREVMDFHNFQLVHFYKAEAVSYEDVLEQVMGYADLLTSMVIDVTDELDAARKRGDKIMFEGAQGTLLDIDHGTYPYVTSSNTTAGGVAAGTGFGPRHIGYILGIAKAYCTRVGAGPFPTELDDDVGYHLGTKGHEFGATTGRKRRCGWFDAVAMRRAIQINSISGFCLTKLDVLDGLEELKICIGYEMKDGNVLKVSPMAAEAFEEATPIYETMPGWSDNTFGATSLDELPQAALDYIKRIEELTGVPIDIVSTGPDRHETIIRVHPFSV
- a CDS encoding ChaN family lipoprotein — protein: MRRIFFLLVPFLTVGCVQKQTQYAYDLSNMYDYQLTRSGVPISLRTFVDDIATADVVLVGEWHSHSGVHHFQADLLQALNAENTAFVLAMEQFSRDKQSIIDDYLKGNIGEQALIKQGDAWSNYPSDYRPLIEYAKNNAVPVIAANAPNDIVRCINKEGLGYLNKLPDEERSFVAQEIETDDSPYKKKFIATMHHGTEAQINTLFAAQITRDETMGESIVTILNKYPNHKVILTAGKFHTEGGLGVGASVHKLAPERKIVVVDPVSIIATDSVDKYQLNVLPNPPLYVPGEKYDPSFHFIGKKNEQLNCD
- the tuf gene encoding elongation factor Tu; amino-acid sequence: MSKEKFERTKPHVNVGTIGHVDHGKTTLTAAICTTLSKVYGGEAKDFASIDNAPEERERGITIATSHVEYDTPARHYAHVDCPGHADYVKNMITGAAQMDGGILVVAATDGPMPQTREHILLGRQVGIPYIIVFMNKCDMVDDEELLELVEMEVRELLSEYEYPGDDLPVIQGSALGALNGEKEWEDKIIELAEALDNYIPMPERAVDLPFLLPIEDVFSIQGRGTVVTGRIERGILKVGDEVVIVGIKETTTTTCTGVEMFRKLLDEGRAGENVGALLRGTKREDVERGQVLAAPNSITPHTKFESEVYVLSKDEGGRHTPFFKGYRPQFYFRTTDVTGDITLPEGVEMVMPGDNIQMTVELIAPIAMDDGLRFAIREGGRTVGAGVVAKIFE
- the fusA gene encoding elongation factor G, whose amino-acid sequence is MARKTPIERYRNIGIVAHVDAGKTTTSERILFYTGLSHKIGEVHDGAATMDWMEQEQERGITITSAATTTFWRGMEAQFDEHRINIIDTPGHVDFTIEVERSLRVLDGAVVVFCGASGVEPQSETVWRQADKYHVPRLVFVNKMDRTGADFLRVIDQIKDRLGANPVPIQLNIGAEDEFKGVVDLIKMKAINWNEADQGMTFTYEDIPADMQEMAEEYRTELVEAAAEANEELMDKYLEEGELTEAEIKQGLRTRTLNNEIVLATCGSAFKNKGVQAVLDAVVDFLPSPVDVPAIKGIDENENEIERHADDSEPFSALAFKIATDPFVGTLTFIRVYSGVVESGKMAYNSVKQQRERLGRIVQMHSNKREEVKEVRAGDIAAIIGLKDVTTGETLCDQNHKIVLERMEFPEPVIQIVVEPRSQADQEKMTNALGKLAAEDPSFRVDMDDETGQTLISGMGELHLDIIVDRMKREFNVNCNVGNPQVAYRETIRGTAKAEGKFIREHGGKGQYGHVWLKLEPSEVGEGFVFVNEIANDTVPKEFIGSVAKGVEEQMNNGVLAGYPVLDIKATLFNGSYHEVDSSEMAFVIAASMAFRAGALEAQPVLLEPMMKVEVTTPEDWMGDVVGDINRRRGIIEGMDEGTAGLKIIRAQVPLSVMFGYATDLRSATQGRASYSMEFSEYAEVPKNVANAIIAERG
- the rpsG gene encoding 30S ribosomal protein S7 → MPRRRVISQRKILPDPKFKSEMLAKFVNILMVDGKKSTAEKIVYTALEVMAEKSGKDHLAVFDEALENVRPTVEVKSRRVGGSTYQVPVEVRPVRRNALAMRWLVEAARKRGEKSMAYRLAAEMLDASENKGTAVKKREDVHRMADANKAFAHYRW
- the rpsL gene encoding 30S ribosomal protein S12; this translates as MATINQLVRKPRAKQVVKSNVPALEACPQKRGVCTRVYTTTPKKPNSALRKVCRVRLTNGFEVTSYIGGEGHNLQEHSVVLIRGGRVKDLPGVRYHTVRGALDCAGVNDRKKGRSKYGVKRPKS
- the tusB gene encoding sulfurtransferase complex subunit TusB; amino-acid sequence: MLHIVKHYRSLAEAIANTLKDDDLLLVEDAVYAAIKGHKANTYLVAATSAPYCLIADLEARGVILDSTQKTVDFVGFVALTEKHSASITWE
- the tusC gene encoding sulfurtransferase complex subunit TusC yields the protein MKKIGFVFRSHPHSSAKGREGLDALLAASAYSENIAVFFIGDGVTQLMTNQNTASIYSRDYVPAFKLMDLYDIEEIYVCSDSLKANGMAEAMLALADVVRLNTDDLAKQLHRCNKLLTF
- the tusD gene encoding sulfurtransferase complex subunit TusD, producing MSLGYTLVVNGSVYGSQSARNAYAFANAVLEKGHILVSVFFYQEGVTNGSKLVVPANDEFDLTVAWQKLAIKHNVRLETCVAASLRRGVLSQEEATQHKRETFNLTNGFEQAGLGSLAEALLTQDRVVQF
- a CDS encoding helix-turn-helix transcriptional regulator: MDSVFVEPFSEHDLTILKSYEAVVDGLAGLIGPFCEIVLHSLESLDTSAIKIANGENTGRHVGSPITDMALKMLKDIEGSERNFSRPYFTRAKGGVLMKSITIAIRNGNNRVIGLLCININLDAPFSQVLESFMPTDEAKEAASTVNFASDVVELVDQTVEQSIEDINADKSVSNNTKNRQIVMELYDKGIFDIKDAINRVADRLNISKHTVYLYIRQRKTEDGEK